TGTAGAAGTAGGGTTAGCTATTAAAGAAAAAGCTGGGCTGAAAAAAGTAATTCTAGAGTTAGGCTCCAATTCGGGAGTTATTATTGACAGCGTAGACGATATCGAAGCAGTCGCCGCCCGTTGTGTTGAAGGAGCATTTTCATTCTCGGGTCAGGTTTGTATTTCAATTCAGCGGATCTTTGTTAATGAAATGATACTCGAAGATTTCTTACAAGCATTTACCAAAAAGGCAAGTGAATTAAAAATTGGTGACCCTCAACAGGAAGATACAGATCTTTCGTCACTTATTAATGAAAAAGAAGCGTTAAGGGTGGAAGAGTGGATACAAGTGGCCAAGGAGTCGGGTGCAGGCATAGCTCAAGGTGGAAATCGAAATGGTGCAGTGATTGAACCCACAATTATTATAAATCCGGCCTCTACCTTAGCCATCTCTTGCCAAGAGGTATTCGCGCCAATCGTTTCAGTAACATCTTATAAAGAATGGGACGAAGCAATAGATTTGGTGAATGATTCCCAATATGGTCTTCAGGCGGGTGTCTATACAACATCTGTCAAAAAATCGTTCGATGCTGTAGACAGATTAGAAGTTGGTGGTGTGATCGTCAACGATATCCCGAGCTTCAGGGTCGACCAAATGCCTTATGGCGGGGTCAAAAATAGTGGGACAGGTCGAGAAGGAATCAAGTATTCAATCGAAGAAATGTCAGAATTAAAGTTAGCCGTATTTACACAATAAAAAAATTAGAAATTAGAGAGGGAGATATAAAATGACAAACAAGCCAAAAATAAGAAAAAATATAACAAATGAAGAAATGGAGAAAAACTGGATTGTTCGACACGATGAATTAAGACCGAAAGGAATTCCTTTAATGTTCATAGACAGTATCATTCCAGGTCATCAGCGTATTAACTATACATTAATTGGAGATACAGCAAGTGAAAATAGTGATTTTACGCCTGAAATTACCGAGCCACATGGCTTCCAGTTGGGAATGGTGAAAGCTGCAGCAGGAAGTGGACCAGCATACCATACGCATGATTATATCGAGTCGTTTTTGCCGCTTTCAGGGAAATGGCGGTTTTATTGGGGAAATACTGAGGAAGAAATTGAAGGAGAGACAATTATCGGTCCATGGGATTTGATCTCATTACCTCCAGGCTTGTGGAGAGGGTTTGAAAATATAAGTGAAGATGAATCCTGGATCTTTGCAGTTTTGGAGCAACATGAAGTTTTCGAAGGGAAAGATCCATATTGGCCGAAAAAAATAGTTGCAGAAGCTGAAAAGTATGGATTTAAGGCAGACGAATTTGGCAAGATGATTAAGCCTGATAACTTTAAAGAATTAGAAAAGGAAATCGCTGATAGGTTAAAAATGGGAGAAAAATAAATGGCGAAACGAATACCGCTTGTCTTATTACCAGGGACGCTATGTGATGAAAGGTTATGGAAGTATCAAATGGAGTCATTAGCAGATATTGCAGACTTGGCCGTGGCGAATATTTCCAATCATGATACACTCACAGCCTTGGCGGAGGAAGTTCTCTCAGAAGCACCTCAGGAATTTGCTCTCGCAGGATTATCCCTTGGGGGCATGGTGGCATTAGAAATTATGCGAATTGCTCCAGAAAGGGTTCTAAAATTGGCCCTTCTGGATACAAATCCGTATCCTCCTAGACCAGAGCAAAAGGATACTTGGAACAATTTTTTCAAGATGATTGATAACAATCAGTTTATGGACATCACAAAGAAGCATCTTTTACCGGTTTTAATTCATCCAGATAAGCAAGATGATGAAGCGACTGTCTTGACTATTTTGCAGATGGCTGAAGCAATTGGGGAAGAGGCGTACGTGAATCAATTAAAGGCTGTGATGAGTAGGGAAGACCAGCGCCGTATTTTATCTTCTGTCACGTGCCCTGTAATGATTATGGTTGGGAAAGATGATGTTGTCTGCCCAGTGCCGATGTCGGAGTATATGGCCTCCCAAATTCCGCACGCAACGTTGGAAATCATTGAAGACGCGGGTCACCTAATAACGCTAGAGCAACCTGAAAATGTTAGTCAACGTTTGAAGAAGTGGCTTCTTAATACAGGCGCAGTACGTAACGGAAATGGATTGGTGGAAAAAGAGCCTTGGTAATTTCGCTAGTCCGAATAAGTCATGGTTATTACCCATTCATTTTCATTACTCTATATGACTTTATAAATAAATGGATTTTTAAATAGAAAATGAGAATGATTGCAGGAGGAATCAAAGATGGCAGAACTAGAGTTAAATAATATTTATAAGGTATACGATGGTGGTATTACTGCAGTTGAAAACTTTAACTTGCACGTACATGATAAAGAATTTATCGTTTTTGTTGGTCCTTCCGGTTGCGGGAAATCGACAACGCTTCGGATGATAGCTGGACTCGAAGAAATTTCGAAGGGCGACTTCCTTATTGATGGGCGTCGTGTCAATGATGTAGAGCCTAAAAATCGTGATATTGCAATGGTATTTCAAAACTACGCACTATATCCGCATATGACTGTGTATGACAATATGGCTTTCGGTTTAAAGTTGCGTAAAATGCCTAAGTCCGAGATCGAAAAGCGGGTACAAAATGCTGCTCAGATTCTTGGCTTGGAAGAGTATTTAAACAGAAAACCCAAGGCTCTGTCAGGCGGTCAACGTCAACGTGTCGCACTAGGTCGAGCAATCGTGCGGGATGCTAAAGTGTTCTTGATGGATGAGCCTCTCTCGAACTTGGATGCGAAGCTACGTATTCAGATGAGGGCGGAAATCATCAAGCTTCACCAACGTCTGCAAACGACGACAATTTATGTTACGCATGATCAAACGGAAGCGCTTACTATGGCAACCCGTATTGTTGTTATGAAGGACGGGAAAATCATGCAAATCGGGACGCCGAAAGAAGTATATGAGAACCCTAATAATATTTTCGTAGCTGGTTTTATCGGATCACCTCCGATGAACTTCTTTAAGGTAACACTTGGCGAAGACAATATAAAGATTGGATCGCATCAATTACAAGTTCCGGAAGAAAAAATGAAGTTTCTACGTAAACAAGGATATATAGGGAAAGAGCTTACTTTGGGTATACGTCCTGAAGACATCTATGATGAAACGACTCCTGTAGATATCTATTCAAATCCTGCTATAGGCATCAAAGTTGTTGTATCAGAGCTACTTGGTTCAGAAACGATGGTATCTGCAGACATTGAAAATCAAAATTTCGTTGCACGTTTGGATTCAAGCCTTAATATTCGAGCAGGAGAAACACTGAAAATTATATTAAATATGAACAAGGCACATTTTTTTGACTCAGAGACAGAGGTCGCTATTCGTCCGTCCATAATGGATTTAAGTTATGTATCTATATAAATTAAATTGCAAATGGGGCAATTATCATGTGTAAAACAGTAAAGGAAAAAATTCAGAATGGTGAACAGATTACAGGTGTTTTTATAGGAATCTATTCACCGGCTATTGTTGAAATGTGCGGACATGCAGGTTTTGATTTTATAGTCATTGATGATGAACATGGGGCTTTCAGTTATAGTGAGCTTGAAAATATGATACGTACTGCTGAGCTAATAAACTTGGCGCCAATTGTACGTGTATCTTATGATAACGCAAGTATTCAAAAAGCTTTGGATCGAGGAGCTAAAGGTATTCAAGTTCCGATGATAAGTACGAAAGAGGATGCGATGCAAGTTGTTCAAAAAGCAAAGTTTCCTCCTGTAGGGAATAGAGGAGTGGCTTATTCACATCGTGCTGCACGGTATGGCATGGATACAGGAAAAGCATTCATCGAGCAATCAAATAGTGAAATTTTGGTTGCTGTGCATATCGAAACAAAGGAAGCCGTTGAAAACTTTGAAGAGATTATGGGTGTAGAAGGAATCGACTTAGCCTTCCTAGGAACAACAGACTTATCCGTCAGTATGGGCTATCAGGACGGTCCTCACCATCAAGAAGTACAAGAGGCCATAGCTCTTATTTATGAAAAAGGTAAAAAGCTTAATGTGCCAATTGGAACAGTAGCGGGAAATGAACATGCTGCACGCCAAGCAATTGAAGATGGGGCGATATACGTTGTAGCAGTTGGTACATCAATCATTTCAAATGCTTTTTCATCTTTTGTTAAATCAACAGAAGCATCTAAAAAATAGGTCCAGATGAGGTGTGGAAGATGGTTGTTTCGATAAAGAATTTACTGGACGGATATCAGGAAAAAAAGTTCTCTCCTACCGAAATTACACAATGGTACTTGGAACGAATCAAAAAATTGGATGCTGAGCTACATTCCTATATTACAGTAACAGAAGAAACAGCGCTCAAACAGGCGAAAAAAGCTGAAGAAAAAATGAATGCGGGGCTTACAGGATCGTTGCTAGGTGTGCCGATTTCAATTAAGGATTCTATTGACACGAAAGGCATTTTAACAACAAATGGTTCAATTATTGATAAGGAAAGAATCCCAGATGAAAATGCTGCCGTTGTGTCTTTATTAGAAGAGGAAGGTACCATTTTACTAGGGAAAAATAATATGTACGAATATGGTGGAGCAACGATTTCTGAAAACCCGTACTTTGGTGACATCATGAATCAGTGGAATAAGAATAAGACAGCCGGCGGCTCGAGTGGCGGCTCAGCAGCCGCAGTTGCCGCAAACTTATGCTTAGCTTCTATTGGAACAGATGCATCAGGATCGATACGTGTGCCCGCCGCTTGCTGTGGAGTCATTGGTATAAAACCGACACATCATAAACTGAGCATGAACGGAATTGATGCCTTCTCATGGACATTGACGGATGCAGGAATCTTAACGAGCAATATCGAGGATTCTGCAATTGTGTTAGGAACAATGACAGGAGTATCTTATGCCCCTGTTTGCCTACCTGATTTAAAAGGTGTTCGTGTAGGTTTACCAAAGTCCTATTTCAATGAGGATATGACGGAGGAAATAGCGAAGATGTATCAGAAAGTAATTCAACAAATGGTTGAGCTTGGAGCTACTTTGGTGGAAGTGGATACATCTATTCTAACTGACACGGTAATGACCTCAAGAACGATAGGGACTTCCGAATTGGGCGTTGTTTTTCAACAACAAATTGCTTCCATCAGCGATCTCTTTAGCGAAGGGATGCAAGAAACATTTAAAAGAAGCCGTCAAATCACCGCATTTGACTATTTAAATGCATTGAAAAAAAGAGAGGAATGGCTGTATGCCTTTTCAGCTATCTTTTCAGAGGTAGATGTAATATTGACCCCTGCAATGCCTATTGCCACACCTGATGTCGGAGTAAGGAAAGGTTTATTAGAAGGCGAGTCACTGGATGATACGATGGTGCGTTATACAAATGTGTTCAATATCACAGGCCATCCGGCGCTGGCATTGCCGGTTGACCAAATGGTGCAGGGAGCGCCGTTAGGGATACAATTGATCGCTGATTATCACAGAGAAGATAATTTGTATCGAGTTGGATATGCGTATGAACAGTTTGCTTTACTCGATTTATACGCAGACAGGCAAAGCAGATTTTAAGGCATGGTGTCGCTGATAGTGTAGTAACACTGTCTTAGTATTTCGTTAAAGATTTAAAATGCTAAATAGCTTAGAAGAAAAAACGAAAAGGGGATATTCAATGAGAAATATTAAAAGATATTCACGTTTTCTGATGATTGTCACTTTAACGCTAATGCTTTTGGTTGCTGGGTGTAGTTCTGATAAGGAAAATGGCGATGTATCAGGTAAACCGGTTAAGGTATTGCTATCTGCTGGAGATGCGGGGCAATTCATGTCATGGAAAGCAAGAAGTAAAGATTTTACGGAAGAAACGGGGATAGAAATTGAGTTTTCAGAAACGCCATATGAAAACTTACTTGAAAATATTACTTCTGATGGAATTGCCAATGGTGGCACGTATGATTTAGTCGTTTTTCTTGATTCAATGGGGTCATCTGTCACACAGTTTCTTGAGCCGTTAGACGATTATATGAAGAGAGATAATTATAACGCAGATCGCTGGCCGTCTTCTTTATTGCAGCTTTCAACATTCGAAAATAAATTGTACAGTTTGCCAGTCCGTGCGCATGTCCAAATGCTATTTTATCGCGAAGATGTGTATGACAAGCTAAATCTGGCGGTGCCAACAACGTGGGAAGAGTTTGATATTGCCAACAAAAAAATTACGGAAGAAGCGGGCATGGAAGGTGTCGCACCGTATTATGGACCTGGAAATAACGGTCAGAACCTATTTATGTGGACAGCCTATTTGTGGAGTAACTATGGCGATATTTTTGACGAAAATATGAAACCTATTTTTAATAGTCCTGAAGGAATAGAAGCTACTGAACGTTATATCAACCTTCTTGTAAAGGATAAAGTGGCACCGAGTGGATCCGTTACTTTCGGTGAACAAGATTCAAGAACGTATTTCAAACAAGGTAAAGCAGCATCATGGTTAGGCTGGTGGTGGGTGTACTCTGAGTTTAACGACACAGAATCCTCGTCCCCAGAAGTTGCCGGCAATGTGAAATTTGCTCCAGTTCCGGGCTGGGAGGGGAAAACAAGTTCAGCAAATGTTAGCTCATTCCCAATGGCAATGATGAAAGGTTCTAGGAATAAAGATGCCGCTTGGGAGGTACTGAAATGGATTTCTTCTCCCGAAGAAGAGTTGGATATTGTAACGAAAACATGGAAAGAAGAAATACCTGCCAAAGAGTATTCTACTGTAGTCACACAAATTGACAATCTGAAAAATGAGGAACTAAATGCCCTATCAGATAATTTTTATGCATTTGCTGCTGAAGGATTTGAGAATGCTAAAACACTTCCCCAGATAAAAGAATGGCCTCGGGTCGCTGATATTTTAAGTTCCGCGATTTCTAATATGGCCACGGGCAAGAATGTCGAGGACACGTTAAATGACGCTGCCGAGAAAGTTGAAAAACTCCTTGACGAAGCGGGGTATTACTAAGAAATCGTATTGAACGGTTGGATAGCCCCGTCCTATGATATCTATTGAAAGAGCGGGGCCGTCTCAAAACAACATTTGATGCAAGAAGACTGGATGTTGTTGATTACTCGCGAGGGGAGTACTAAAAATGAAAAATAAATATTTTAAATATAGTTTGTTAGCCCCAGCGTTGGTACTTATAGCCGCAACCACATTTTTTCCTTTAATACGATCTTTCTGGATCAGTCTTCATAATTGGGATCTAAAAGAATCAGTGGAAATGGGAAGTTTTGTAGGCTTTAATAATTACCTTCGAGCCTTTTCAGATTCACAGTTTTGGAATAGTGTCGGGGTGACATTTATATTCGCCGCCAGTACAGTTTTGTTAACACTTACGCTAAGTATTATTGTGGCTTTATTACTTAGTAAGGATAAGAAATACCTTTCATATATTCGTGCGGTATTGATTATTCCATTTGCCATGAGCCCTGCCTTGATTGGATATTCCTGGAAGTTTATGCTGAACTCCGATTATGGATTATTTGACAAGATCATTGGATTTTTATTCCCTCCGCTAGCAGACGTCGTTTGGCTTGGAACAAGTACAACAGCGATGTTGGCACTTATATCGGTTGTCGTCTGGATATGGCTTCCTTTTATGAGCCTGATGTTTATAAGCGGATTAATCGGCATGCCTGCTGAGGTGTTTGAAGCCGCGAAAGTGGACGGGGCAAACGCATTGCAAATTATATTTAAAATTACATTGCCAATGCTAAGGCCAATTATACTTATTGCATCTATTTTAATGACAATGTTCACGTTAAAAGCATTTGATCCGATTGTTACATTAACGCAGGGTGGTCCCGGAACTTCTACGGAAGTTTTAAACTTCTTCATTTATAAAACGGGTTTCCGTTACTTTGATATGGGATATTCTGCAGCACTTGGATATATTCTTGCGTTTATCACGATTATATTCGTTGTCATCTATATGAGAAAATTAGTGAAAGGAGACGATTGGAATTGATTGCACATGTTATGGCCTATATAAAACATGGATCTCCAGTAAGTAAAAAATCGTCGCCAAAGCTAATATCGATTTTAGAGTTTTTATTAGTTTTATTAGTAGTTACCTTCTTGTTCCTTCCAATTTTATGGATTTTCATCACTGCATTTAAAACGGAAGCGGCTACTTATACGACAAGTTTATTTTTCCAGGCGACACTGGATAATTTTAAAACGGTACTTGGTTCTGGTTTTAACCTAGGCAAGTATTATATGAACAGTACCGTAGTTGTCTTTGTCACGTTACTTATTACAATACCTGTCAGTATCCTTGCATCGTATAGCTTGTCTCGCTTTCAAATGAAGGGTAAGCAAACGTTTATGTTTGCAATTTTGGCAACGCAATTTATTCCACTAATTGTAAACGTCATTCCCTTTTATTTAATGTTTAGAGAATGGGGACTTCTTGATACGACAATTGCGCTAATTATCGTGAATCTTGGTCATACAATCCCTTACGCAGTTTGGTTGACAAAAGGTTTTATTGATCGGATACCGGTTGATATTGAGGAGGCAGCGGCAATTGATGGGGCGAGCCGTTTCCAAATATTATGGCGTATTTTATTACCCCTTGCTATGCCAGGTATTATTACTGCAACTGTTTTCTGTTTTGTTATCACATGGAACGAGTTCATGTTTGCGCTTGTATTAACCCAGCAAGAAGCGGTTACATTACCGGTTGCATTATCGTTTTTCATTGGAGAAAAAGGTGTAATGTGGAACCAAATGGCTGCAGCAGGAATTATCTTTGTTTTGCCAACAGTAATTTTCATGTTGCTTGTAAGAAAACAGTTTATTCTTGGTATGACATCAGGCGGAGTAAAGTAACAACACTTATGAGATAAGTATTTCATAAAAATATAGTTGAAATGAGTGATCTATAATGGCTGAAGAGAAAAAAGTAGCACCCAAGGAAATTATAGCAGAACCGGTTCAATCAACACATGCACGAACAAAGGAAGAAAAGAAAGCAAACTTTATATTTTATGCGGACGCAGCAGATGTAAATATGATTGATACAAAAGACGACTATGATTATATGAATTTGGATCCGGCTGAACAACGTAAACAAAGCATGAAAGGTTTTAGTCCGGAATACAACAATATCGTAGATTATATTGTGAAAATCACAAGACAAATTTGGAAAGAGAAAGATATCGGCTTGATTTACGATACGTATAGTACAAGCATTTCTGTTCATAAAGGGTTGGTAAATACACATGGAATCAATGAAGTTATTTCAGGGACATTACAAACCTTGCATGCATTTCCAGATCGAAAAGGTTTAGGTTGGAGCGTCATTTGGTCAGGTGATGATGAAAATGGATTTTTCACTTCACATAGGGGGCGTTCGGTTGCCACCAATCTTGGAGATGGATTGTACGGGCCAGCGACTGGAAAGAAAGTGGTTTTTAGGACGAGCGCAGACTGTTTGATTTTGAATAATAAAATTTATGAAGAATGGCTTGTAATGGATACCTATCACCTTATTCTACAATTAGGGCTAGATCCAATTGAATTTGCCAAAAAAATTGCAAGAAGTTCGGCGAAACTGGCACCGTCTATTCCGTTTGGCTTACCGGAAACTGCAGAAACAGGTTTGCCTCCTGAGAAATTTGTTCCATCTTCTGATCGATTCGAAATCGGTGAGTTCATGCAACTTATATTTAACCGTATTTGGGCCCGCCGCTCGTTTAATTATGTGAAGGATTATTATGAAGAGAATGCGGTTGTACACTATGTTTGCAACAAAGATGTCATTGGAATTAGAGAAATTCAAGGGATGTTCATCAGCTTATTCGCTTCTGTTCCGAACGGAAAAGTTCTTCTTGAAAGAGTTACTTGTAATAAACGAGAATCAGAGAGTGATTGGGATGTTGCCGTTCGCTGGAGAATTCAAGGCATTCACGAAGGTACAGGCTACTTTGGTGCACCAAGCGGTAAAGCAATTGATATCTCTGGTATCAGTCATTATAAAATTCGGAATGAGAAAGTTGCAGAAGAATGGCTACTATTTGACGCAATGGAAGTGTACCGCCAAATCTATGCACCGGATCCGAATGTTTTAAGCCAGGAGGGTGAAGGTTTAGTAGATGGGCTGGATGATGGGAATTTTACAGGGGTTTCCTGATCCAATCATGTATAATCGGCAAATTTGAAAAAAGTGAATATCAGAAAAGGGTGACTGTTGTGATAGGGGATGGAAAGGTTTTTTCAAATGAAAGCACGAAAGCTAATTACATTTTTTATGCCGATGCTGATGATGTGAACATGATTGATACAAAAGATGATTATGATTATATAAACATCGACGAATCCGAAAAAAAGAAACAAAGTATGAAAGGCTTTAGTCCGGAGTATAACAATATTGTAGATTACATTCTAAAAATCACAAGACAAATTTGGAAAGAAAAAGATATTGGACTGATTTACGATACGTATAGTACAAGTGTTTCAGTTCATAAGGGACTTATTAATTCCCACGGAGTAAATGAGGTTATATCTGGTACTTTACAAACTTTGCAAGCCTTCCCGGATCGAAAAGGTTTAGGATGGAGCGTCATTTGGTCTGGCGATGATCAAACGGGGTTCTTCACTTCACATAGAAGTCTTGACGTTGCGACAAATCTTGGCGAAAGCTTTTACGGTCCAGCCACGGGGAAAAAAGTGGTGTTAAGGGCTAGTGCTGATTGCATGATTTTAAATAATAAAATTCATGAAGAATGGTTGGTCATGGATTCGTATCATTTAGTGAAGCAATTAGGTCTAGATCCGGTTGAGGTGGCTAAACGAATTGCAAGAGGGTCCTATAAGTTAGCGCCGTCTATTTCTTTTGGCCTTCCGGAAACCGCTGAAACAGGTCTTCCACCAGCAGTGTTTAACCCGTCTTCTGACCGATTTGAAATCGGCGAGTTTATGCAACTTGTATTTAATCGGATTTGGGCCCGTCGCTCGTTTAACTTTGTAAAAGATTATTATGAAGAAAATGCGGTTTTGCATTATGTTTGTAACAGAGACATCATTGGTATTCGAGAAATCCAAGGAATGTTTATTAGCTTATTCGCTTCTGTCCCGAATGGAAAAGTAATTTTGGAACGAGTAACTTGCAATAAGAGAGGATCAGAAAGTGATTGGGATGTGGCAGTTCGTTGGAGAATTCAAGGTTTGCATGAAGGAACGGGTTATTTTGGCGCGCCTAGCGGGAAAATGATAGATATCACCGGGATTAGCCATTACAAAATTCGCAATGAGAAAATTGCCGAAGAGTGGATGTTGTTTGATGGAATGGAGGTTTTACGCCAAATACATTTACCTACCGCTGCAGAATTAGAGACTGATGAGGATTACGAGAATGTTGGAGATGGAAACTTCATAGGTATTTCCTAATCCAATGTAATACAGCAATCGGATTTCAACTGAATAATGAAATCTATAAAAGTATATTTTGCCTAACACGGGAGGAATTAGAATGGAATACATAAAAAAAGCGCAATTAATTGATGAAGGTTCTTCAGATGGAGTAGAGCACACTGTAAAAGCAATTATCGAGAATGTCAAAGCGAACGGTGATAAGGCTGTACAAGAATATGAAAGAAAGTTCGGTAATTCAGATCGTCCGGTCCGTGTTAGTGAAGAGGAAATTGAGAATTGTATGCAGACACTTCCAGAAGAGACGAAGGTGTTAATTGACCGTGTAGTTGACAGAGTCTCGAAGTTTGCAGAAGCTCAATTGAGTTGTTTGTTACCGTTTGAAAAAGATTTTGGGGAAGGTATTAGAATGGGACATAAAATAATACCAATTGAAAAAGTTGGTGCCTATGTCCCAGGGGGGAGATTCCCTTTACTATCATCTGGCCCAATGGTTGTTGCCCCGGCAAAAGTAGCAGGTGCAAAACAAATCGTTGCTTGTAGTCCAGCTAATTATAAAGGGGGCATTCACCCAGCTGTATTATACGGGCTCGTACGTTCAGGTGCCACTGATATTTTTGCAATCGGTGGTGCGCAAGCAATTGCTGCAATGGCCTATGGTACCGAATCGATTCCAGAAGTGGATATGATAGCGGGACCAGGAAACATGTTTGTTGCAGAAGCTAAACGTCAAGTATTTGGTAAGGTAGGGATTGATCTTATTGCGGGTCCAAGTGAAGTAATGGTCTTTGCAGATGAATCAGCTACGCCACGAAAGATCGCTGTTGATTTACTTGCACAGGCAGAACATGATCCCTATGCTCGTGCAATCCTTGTCACAACCTCTCGTTCTATTGCGGAGGGTGTGATTGAAGAGGCAGCGGCTATATTGGAAACATTTACAGATTCATCTCCTGCACATGAGTCATGGAAAACTAGAGGAGAAGTGATTTTTGCTGAATCATTACAAGAGGGATTAGCTATTTGTAATGATTACGCTATTGAACATTTGCATTTGCATACTGAAAATAGCCATGAGTTTACTGATAAACTATATAATTACGGCTCATTATTTATCGGAGAAGATAGTTCAGTTGTATTTTCGGATAAGGTCTCTGGAACTAATCATACATTACCGACTCAAAGGGCTGGAAGATATACAGGGGGACTATGGGCAGGCAGTTATGTCAAGGTTGCAACCCACCAGGAGATTACGGGGGAAGGCGTGCAGTTTTTGGCATCCCATGCAGAGGCGCAATCCGAAATCGAAGGATTGGAGGGACATAAATTATCAGCAACAATCAGAATTGAATAAGAAAATATAGAACAGTTTTTATAACTGGTTAAAGACGAAAAGCCCCCGCAAATTAAACTTTGTGGTGGCTTTTCTTTATTTGTCCGGCA
The genomic region above belongs to Sporosarcina sp. Marseille-Q4943 and contains:
- a CDS encoding HpcH/HpaI aldolase/citrate lyase family protein, coding for MCKTVKEKIQNGEQITGVFIGIYSPAIVEMCGHAGFDFIVIDDEHGAFSYSELENMIRTAELINLAPIVRVSYDNASIQKALDRGAKGIQVPMISTKEDAMQVVQKAKFPPVGNRGVAYSHRAARYGMDTGKAFIEQSNSEILVAVHIETKEAVENFEEIMGVEGIDLAFLGTTDLSVSMGYQDGPHHQEVQEAIALIYEKGKKLNVPIGTVAGNEHAARQAIEDGAIYVVAVGTSIISNAFSSFVKSTEASKK
- a CDS encoding ABC transporter substrate-binding protein, which codes for MRNIKRYSRFLMIVTLTLMLLVAGCSSDKENGDVSGKPVKVLLSAGDAGQFMSWKARSKDFTEETGIEIEFSETPYENLLENITSDGIANGGTYDLVVFLDSMGSSVTQFLEPLDDYMKRDNYNADRWPSSLLQLSTFENKLYSLPVRAHVQMLFYREDVYDKLNLAVPTTWEEFDIANKKITEEAGMEGVAPYYGPGNNGQNLFMWTAYLWSNYGDIFDENMKPIFNSPEGIEATERYINLLVKDKVAPSGSVTFGEQDSRTYFKQGKAASWLGWWWVYSEFNDTESSSPEVAGNVKFAPVPGWEGKTSSANVSSFPMAMMKGSRNKDAAWEVLKWISSPEEELDIVTKTWKEEIPAKEYSTVVTQIDNLKNEELNALSDNFYAFAAEGFENAKTLPQIKEWPRVADILSSAISNMATGKNVEDTLNDAAEKVEKLLDEAGYY
- a CDS encoding amidase; this encodes MVVSIKNLLDGYQEKKFSPTEITQWYLERIKKLDAELHSYITVTEETALKQAKKAEEKMNAGLTGSLLGVPISIKDSIDTKGILTTNGSIIDKERIPDENAAVVSLLEEEGTILLGKNNMYEYGGATISENPYFGDIMNQWNKNKTAGGSSGGSAAAVAANLCLASIGTDASGSIRVPAACCGVIGIKPTHHKLSMNGIDAFSWTLTDAGILTSNIEDSAIVLGTMTGVSYAPVCLPDLKGVRVGLPKSYFNEDMTEEIAKMYQKVIQQMVELGATLVEVDTSILTDTVMTSRTIGTSELGVVFQQQIASISDLFSEGMQETFKRSRQITAFDYLNALKKREEWLYAFSAIFSEVDVILTPAMPIATPDVGVRKGLLEGESLDDTMVRYTNVFNITGHPALALPVDQMVQGAPLGIQLIADYHREDNLYRVGYAYEQFALLDLYADRQSRF
- a CDS encoding carbohydrate ABC transporter permease — its product is MKNKYFKYSLLAPALVLIAATTFFPLIRSFWISLHNWDLKESVEMGSFVGFNNYLRAFSDSQFWNSVGVTFIFAASTVLLTLTLSIIVALLLSKDKKYLSYIRAVLIIPFAMSPALIGYSWKFMLNSDYGLFDKIIGFLFPPLADVVWLGTSTTAMLALISVVVWIWLPFMSLMFISGLIGMPAEVFEAAKVDGANALQIIFKITLPMLRPIILIASILMTMFTLKAFDPIVTLTQGGPGTSTEVLNFFIYKTGFRYFDMGYSAALGYILAFITIIFVVIYMRKLVKGDDWN
- a CDS encoding cupin domain-containing protein — protein: MTNKPKIRKNITNEEMEKNWIVRHDELRPKGIPLMFIDSIIPGHQRINYTLIGDTASENSDFTPEITEPHGFQLGMVKAAAGSGPAYHTHDYIESFLPLSGKWRFYWGNTEEEIEGETIIGPWDLISLPPGLWRGFENISEDESWIFAVLEQHEVFEGKDPYWPKKIVAEAEKYGFKADEFGKMIKPDNFKELEKEIADRLKMGEK
- a CDS encoding ABC transporter ATP-binding protein, with the translated sequence MAELELNNIYKVYDGGITAVENFNLHVHDKEFIVFVGPSGCGKSTTLRMIAGLEEISKGDFLIDGRRVNDVEPKNRDIAMVFQNYALYPHMTVYDNMAFGLKLRKMPKSEIEKRVQNAAQILGLEEYLNRKPKALSGGQRQRVALGRAIVRDAKVFLMDEPLSNLDAKLRIQMRAEIIKLHQRLQTTTIYVTHDQTEALTMATRIVVMKDGKIMQIGTPKEVYENPNNIFVAGFIGSPPMNFFKVTLGEDNIKIGSHQLQVPEEKMKFLRKQGYIGKELTLGIRPEDIYDETTPVDIYSNPAIGIKVVVSELLGSETMVSADIENQNFVARLDSSLNIRAGETLKIILNMNKAHFFDSETEVAIRPSIMDLSYVSI
- a CDS encoding alpha/beta fold hydrolase, with the protein product MAKRIPLVLLPGTLCDERLWKYQMESLADIADLAVANISNHDTLTALAEEVLSEAPQEFALAGLSLGGMVALEIMRIAPERVLKLALLDTNPYPPRPEQKDTWNNFFKMIDNNQFMDITKKHLLPVLIHPDKQDDEATVLTILQMAEAIGEEAYVNQLKAVMSREDQRRILSSVTCPVMIMVGKDDVVCPVPMSEYMASQIPHATLEIIEDAGHLITLEQPENVSQRLKKWLLNTGAVRNGNGLVEKEPW
- a CDS encoding aldehyde dehydrogenase family protein, which produces MTSEKQLFINGIWRSGASLYDLKSPYSGEVVARIPIAHKNDVYEAIDSAEQARAQMKQLTALERSAILEKVSQEFENRFEECAQILVKENAKPIKSARAEIQRTIETYKFAAEEAKRLVGEMIPMDAAKGGMGRIGFTKKEPLGVIAAITPFNFPFNLVAHKLGPAFAAGNTVVLKPASQTPLSAIMTAEIFEKAGLPPGALNVVIGKGGEVGDLLVTHPSVKLITFTGSVEVGLAIKEKAGLKKVILELGSNSGVIIDSVDDIEAVAARCVEGAFSFSGQVCISIQRIFVNEMILEDFLQAFTKKASELKIGDPQQEDTDLSSLINEKEALRVEEWIQVAKESGAGIAQGGNRNGAVIEPTIIINPASTLAISCQEVFAPIVSVTSYKEWDEAIDLVNDSQYGLQAGVYTTSVKKSFDAVDRLEVGGVIVNDIPSFRVDQMPYGGVKNSGTGREGIKYSIEEMSELKLAVFTQ